TCCACAAACACAACATCGGTCAGTTCATGTTGGGCATGATCAGTAATACCGATTACCGCGGTATCACCGCTTACGCGCACCCATTCGTGGGATTTGGCGTATTTGAGATCAGAAGGAACATTTGACATAGGAGGATTGAGTCAGGGACTCTGGTTTTGGTCAAACAGGTTTTTTGTAGAGAGGTTTCGAAACTATGAGCGCGGCAGCACGTTTGCCGCGGATTTCAATTTCTATCGGCGTCTGAGCTTTGGCAAATTCTGTCTTTACGTAACCCATGCCAATCCCATTACCAAGCGAGGGACTCTGGGTTCCGCTGACAACTTCTCCGATCTGCACCGGATTCGGTCCTGTGCTCCAGATTGGATAGTGCGGTCTGGGAGGAGCAGATTTGTCGGTCATTTTGAAAGCAATGCATTTTTTTGTCACGCCGCTGGCTTTTTGCCCGGCCAGGACTGCGCGTCCAACGAAGTCTCCTTTATCGAACGAAACAAAGAACCCAAGTCCGGCCTCAATAGGCGTGGTCTGCTCATCCAGTTCATGTCCATACAAAGGATAACAGACTTCTGTCCGCAACGTATCCCGTGCCCCAAGTCCAGCCGGCTGCAGACAGTACTGATGTCCGATTGTCATAATCCTGGACCATACCTCGCCGATGATCTCGGCAGGAGCCACGATTTCAAAGCCATCCTCACCAGTGTAGCCAGTGCGCGAAACCCACACTGGTTTGCCAGAGAAACTAAACCGGGCAATCTGGTTTTTCTTAAGTTCAGATGGGCTGGCAACAGCAGTTCCACCGCTGGCAGTTCCCGGAAAACACTGGTTGATAAATTCAGAAACACGCGGTCCTTGCAACGCCACCGCGCCAGTCTGTTCGGACGTGTTTTTAAGCGTTACTGAATTCTTTTTGGCAAAGGCAGCCAGTTGACTTTCCAACCAGGGCACATCCACGTCTATGCGGGAAGCGTTGATTATTAGAAGATACTCCTCCCCGGCCAGCCGATAGGCATACAGGTCATCAATGACCCCGCCCTGCTCATTACACATCAAAGTATATTGCCCGCCTCCCACTGCCAGTTTTCGGATGTCGTTCGTCAATGTGTGATTCAGGAATTCTTCGGCTCCCGAACCACTCACCAGCACTTCGCCCATGTGCGAGATATCGAACAACCCGCCCGCCTTCCGAACAACCTGATGCTCATCCATGATGCTGGTGTATTGGACAGGCATTTCCCAGCCGCCAAACTCAACCAGGCGGCCACCAAGCTTTTGGTGGATATCGAAAAGTGGAGTGCGCTTCAACATGTTATGGATTCTAATTTAACGACCCGCAAACTGCAAAGGGTCGCAAGCGAATTATTTGTCTACCTTGACGATCCCTTCCTCGTCACATGGAATATTCAAGGCCGCACAGACAGCTTCAGGATTCGTGGTTTCAATGTAACCACCCAGATCTCTCATGAAGAAAAAGAGCCATTCACTAAAATGCTCAGTGCTGGTATCCAGCACGATCTTGAGTTCAGGGTTGGACGATTCAGTGTGATGAACGGCAAGGGGCTGTGACACCTTCCTGCCATCTTTTGTGAAAACAATGAGTCTGGCTGTCATATTTTTCTCCGTAATTCGATGGCCTGTTTGTGGCGCCCCATAGTCCCGGTTGTAAGAAGGTCTCAGCCCCACTTCTCAAGGAGCATTTGCGCCTTGGGAACACCCATATCGTGAACCACCATGCGCTCGGTGTTCTCTACCAATTCCGTAGGACCGCAGGCATAAAAGACTGTGTTCGCCAGGTCCTTGATGTTCTCTTTAACCCAATTTACATCAATTCTGCCGCGCCGGCCGCTCCATGGATCGTTCTCTGGCAGGCGCGTGCAGGTGACATGAAATTTGAAGTTTG
This genomic stretch from Pedosphaera parvula Ellin514 harbors:
- the gcvT gene encoding glycine cleavage system aminomethyltransferase GcvT yields the protein MLKRTPLFDIHQKLGGRLVEFGGWEMPVQYTSIMDEHQVVRKAGGLFDISHMGEVLVSGSGAEEFLNHTLTNDIRKLAVGGGQYTLMCNEQGGVIDDLYAYRLAGEEYLLIINASRIDVDVPWLESQLAAFAKKNSVTLKNTSEQTGAVALQGPRVSEFINQCFPGTASGGTAVASPSELKKNQIARFSFSGKPVWVSRTGYTGEDGFEIVAPAEIIGEVWSRIMTIGHQYCLQPAGLGARDTLRTEVCYPLYGHELDEQTTPIEAGLGFFVSFDKGDFVGRAVLAGQKASGVTKKCIAFKMTDKSAPPRPHYPIWSTGPNPVQIGEVVSGTQSPSLGNGIGMGYVKTEFAKAQTPIEIEIRGKRAAALIVSKPLYKKPV